One Nerophis ophidion isolate RoL-2023_Sa linkage group LG23, RoL_Noph_v1.0, whole genome shotgun sequence genomic window carries:
- the tmem205 gene encoding transmembrane protein 205 isoform X1, whose product MSGNGSSNAVTALRTSNITSAVQYYKVDSEYCQECSCSSVTMATEGDPSDLVKVFHLLVLSLTWGMQVWVSFIAGFALVWQVTRHTFGLVQSKLIPVYFHCLLGSHLISLAIYAVYHPRELLDTHETVQMALYIVALITAGVNAWWFGPAASEVMLQMWEVEKEHGLGNQVGLGSQKEGYAKLKEQDPKYRACRKTFGRYHGLSSLCNLMGVMCVTTNLIYTALNLTTI is encoded by the exons ATGAGCGGTAACGGAAGTAGCAATGCAGTGACTGCACTTCGGACTTCTAATATAACAAGTGCAGTACAGTATTACAAAGTGGACTCCGAATATTGTCAGGAATGCAG TTGTAGTAGTGTCACCATGGCAACTGAGGGGGACCCCTCAGACTTGGTGAAAGTGTTCCACCTCCTGGTGCTCTCCCTCACCTGGGGCATGCAGGTCTGGGTCTCCTTCATTGCAG GTTTTGCGTTGGTGTGGCAGGTGACTCGGCACACCTTTGGTCTGGTGCAGAGTAAACTCATCCCGGTTTATTTCCATTGCCTGCTGGGAAGCCACTTGATCAGTCTGGCTATTTATGCTGTGTATCATCCAAGAGAGCTGTTGGACACACATGAAACCGTCCAG ATGGCTCTATATATTGTGGCTCTGATCACGGCGGGTGTCAACGCCTGGTGGTTTGGCCCGGCAGCCTCCGAGGTCATGTTGCAGATGTGGGAAGTGGAGAAGGAGCACGGCCTCGGTAACCAGGTGGGCCTGGGCAGCCAGAAGGAAGGTTACGCCAAGCTGAAAGAGCAGGACCCCAAGTACAGAGCCTGCAGGAAAACTTTTGGCCGCTACCACGGCTTGTCCAGCCTCTGCAACCTGATGGGAGTCATGTGCGTCACAACTAATCTGATCTATACGGCTTTGAATCTAACCACCATTTAG
- the tmem205 gene encoding transmembrane protein 205 isoform X2 — protein sequence MATEGDPSDLVKVFHLLVLSLTWGMQVWVSFIAGFALVWQVTRHTFGLVQSKLIPVYFHCLLGSHLISLAIYAVYHPRELLDTHETVQMALYIVALITAGVNAWWFGPAASEVMLQMWEVEKEHGLGNQVGLGSQKEGYAKLKEQDPKYRACRKTFGRYHGLSSLCNLMGVMCVTTNLIYTALNLTTI from the exons ATGGCAACTGAGGGGGACCCCTCAGACTTGGTGAAAGTGTTCCACCTCCTGGTGCTCTCCCTCACCTGGGGCATGCAGGTCTGGGTCTCCTTCATTGCAG GTTTTGCGTTGGTGTGGCAGGTGACTCGGCACACCTTTGGTCTGGTGCAGAGTAAACTCATCCCGGTTTATTTCCATTGCCTGCTGGGAAGCCACTTGATCAGTCTGGCTATTTATGCTGTGTATCATCCAAGAGAGCTGTTGGACACACATGAAACCGTCCAG ATGGCTCTATATATTGTGGCTCTGATCACGGCGGGTGTCAACGCCTGGTGGTTTGGCCCGGCAGCCTCCGAGGTCATGTTGCAGATGTGGGAAGTGGAGAAGGAGCACGGCCTCGGTAACCAGGTGGGCCTGGGCAGCCAGAAGGAAGGTTACGCCAAGCTGAAAGAGCAGGACCCCAAGTACAGAGCCTGCAGGAAAACTTTTGGCCGCTACCACGGCTTGTCCAGCCTCTGCAACCTGATGGGAGTCATGTGCGTCACAACTAATCTGATCTATACGGCTTTGAATCTAACCACCATTTAG